Proteins found in one Hevea brasiliensis isolate MT/VB/25A 57/8 chromosome 18, ASM3005281v1, whole genome shotgun sequence genomic segment:
- the LOC110652913 gene encoding cytochrome P450 89A2-like — MDPWLLLITMLFLCASLHSLVYLFFHAKNLPPGPPTIPILGTFFWLVKSSNNFSSIEPLLRQLRAKYGPVLTLHIGSRPAIFITTHEAAHRALVQSGSVFASRPPALETSRILFSNQHTLTTAPYGSLWRLLRRNFMSVTHPSRLHLYSHGRKWALEILKKKLVEEAESSDEKAFPVIGHFQHAMFCLLAYMCFGEKFEEKIIKEIEAVQRASLTNIIRFNLLNFMPKLGKIVFRRMWKQLLQIRGDQENVLLPLIKARREKHKNIINKEEPIFSYVDSLLDLRLPDGEREFSDGELVSLCSEFINGGTDTSTTTLQWVMANIVKQENIQNKLLKEINTVTEAGSEIQEKDLKRMPYLKAVVLETLRRHPPGHFILPRAVTEDMKFDGYDIPKNAMVNFTVAEMSWDPKVWEDPMEFKPERFMRNGEEEKEQVFDIKGIREIKMMPFGAGRRICPAISMALLHLEYFVANLIREFEWSGEVDFSENQEFTIVMKNPLRVRITPRTNLHEF, encoded by the coding sequence ATGGATCCATGGCTCTTGCTCATTACCATGCTTTTCCTCTGTGCTTCTCTACATTCGCTCGTCTATCTCTTCTTCCATGCTAAAAACCTCCCACCAGGACCTCCTACCATACCAATCCTAGGCACCTTCTTCTGGCTTGTCAAATCTTCCAACAATTTCTCCTCCATCGAACCTCTTCTTCGTCAACTGCGTGCCAAATATGGCCCTGTTCTCACCCTTCACATCGGTTCCCGACCTGCCATTTTCATAACCACCCATGAAGCTGCCCATCGAGCTCTTGTACAAAGTGGCTCAGTCTTTGCTAGCCGCCCTCCAGCACTCGAGACCTCACGGATCCTTTTTAGCAACCAACATACTCTCACTACTGCACCATACGGCTCCTTGTGGCGATTACTCCGTAGAAATTTCATGTCTGTAACACACCCTTCTCGCTTACATTTATATTCTCATGGACGTAAATGGGCATTGGAGATACTAAAGAAGAAGCTCGTTGAGGAAGCAGAGTCATCAGATGAGAAAGCTTTTCCTGTGATTGGCCATTTTCAACATGCCATGTTTTGCTTACTGGCTTATATGTGCTTCGGAGAGAAATTTGAAGAGAAGATCATTAAAGAGATTGAGGCAGTGCAGCGAGCTTCTCTGACAAATATTATTAGGTTTAACTTGCTGAATTTCATGCCAAAGCTAGGGAAGATTGTGTTCAGGAGGATGTGGAAACAGCTTTTACAGATTCGAGGAGATCAAGAGAATGTGCTCCTTCCTCTCATTAAAGCTCGACGAGAAAAACACAAGAATATTATTAATAAAGAAGAACCCATTTTCTCCTACGTTGATTCTCTGCTAGATCTTCGACTTCCAgatggtgaaagagagttttcaGATGGGGAATTGGTGAGTTTATGTTCAGAGTTCATCAATGGTGGCACAGACACTTCCACTACTACATTGCAATGGGTGATGGCTAATATAGTAAAGCAAGAAAACATACAAAACAAGTTACTGAAAGAAATCAACACAGTAACAGAAGCAGGTAGTGAAATCCAAGAAAAGGATCTAAAGAGAATGCCTTATCTGAAGGCAGTAGTCTTGGAAACTCTCAGGAGACATCCACCGGGACACTTCATATTGCCGCGAGCAGTGACAGAGGACATGAAATTTGATGGGTACGATATACCAAAGAATGCAATGGTGAATTTTACAGTAGCAGAAATGTCATGGGATCCTAAGGTGTGGGAAGATCCAATGGAGTTTAAACCAGAGAGGTTTATGAGAAATGGCGAAGAAGAAAAGGAACAAGTGTTTGATATAAAAGGAATTAGAGAGATCAAGATGATGCCTTTTGGTGCAGGGAGAAGAATTTGCCCAGCTATTTCAATGGCATTGCTTCACCTTGAATATTTTGTGGCCAATTTGATTAGAGAATTTGAATGGAGTGGTGAAGTTGATTTCTCAGAGAACCAAGAGTTTACCATAGTCATGAAGAATCCACTTCGAGTCCGTATCACTCCAAGAACGAATTTACATGAATTTTAA